The following proteins are encoded in a genomic region of Bosea beijingensis:
- a CDS encoding fumarylacetoacetate hydrolase family protein: MRTAEFAVQAPSPTTLPVFGAFTRFPVRRIYCIGRNYVAHVREMGGNETRDFPLIFQKPADAVVQDAGVVPYPPMTDDFHFELELLVAMKSGGYDIRQESALSHVYGYGICLDMTRRRLLDTPAGPGLPWELKKSFDHSAPCGSIHPVEQVGHPASGRIRLEVDGRVKQDSDLSLMIWRTPEIIATLSKYYALEAGDLIMTGTPHGVGPALPGNVLVGTIEGLGSLTVTIGDKSNKPN; encoded by the coding sequence CGAGTTTGCAGTTCAGGCTCCTTCTCCAACGACTTTGCCGGTCTTCGGAGCTTTCACTCGCTTTCCCGTTCGACGAATCTACTGCATCGGCCGCAACTATGTCGCGCATGTCCGCGAGATGGGCGGCAACGAAACGCGCGATTTTCCCTTGATCTTCCAAAAGCCAGCCGATGCAGTTGTGCAGGACGCTGGCGTCGTTCCCTACCCCCCGATGACCGATGATTTCCATTTCGAGCTGGAACTCCTGGTCGCGATGAAGTCAGGAGGCTACGATATCCGTCAGGAGTCCGCGCTTTCGCATGTTTATGGCTACGGCATCTGCCTGGATATGACCCGCAGGCGCCTGTTGGATACGCCGGCCGGTCCCGGCCTCCCGTGGGAGCTGAAAAAGTCCTTCGATCACTCGGCGCCCTGTGGATCGATCCATCCGGTCGAGCAGGTAGGGCATCCGGCGAGCGGCCGCATCAGGCTTGAGGTCGATGGCCGAGTTAAGCAGGATTCTGACCTTTCTCTGATGATCTGGCGCACGCCCGAGATCATTGCGACCTTGTCGAAATACTATGCGCTCGAGGCGGGCGATCTGATCATGACAGGAACTCCGCACGGTGTCGGTCCTGCTCTTCCGGGCAATGTCTTGGTCGGCACGATCGAGGGCCTCGGGAGCTTGACGGTAACCATCGGCGATAAGTCGAATAAGCCCAACTAA